The Osmia bicornis bicornis chromosome 9, iOsmBic2.1, whole genome shotgun sequence genome has a segment encoding these proteins:
- the LOC114875129 gene encoding uncharacterized protein LOC114875129 has protein sequence MWLPRTCALLIVLALARCEKAEEEEDASTVFLEAAKSFLSNKDNLNGLQGLARTFIQSDVGKQSNEMFDGKSNLDGIGQIVSSIGSLFAGNENHQGIDLSLIGSVLDGMMNSNKNTKRVSRDAEPKPKPPGIDLDGILGTFMGQNGNSDLLMGLLPMLLQGLGNNDVHNEPGKMHDHSGHSWYMPPILENLHVMWDHFSNSELGQTLWKKSGLARFVGQISNSEGRIQYEKLLDNVENPSVRRRWIRSLTNYIGEWISHISDPQIQQRYLNTVQFVGNSFLKSQGFPKSAMFDSMRPVESLSRLVNAIAKRYIGMKIDSSQYIKPAEAYIKELITLASEKGFIMSRVNAREISNRLSETINHDIIDPILKSYRAYKWAIKRPQCASQILCTINEQNDQDKSQTRLRSGLLKVTSFPAAWAVSSKLGTNFWTLYGAIMDHERCVKKYPAECTDFHEEEIRITTESVHSEL, from the exons ATGTGGTTGCCGAGGACGTGCGCTCTGCTGATCGTATTGGCTTTGGCAAGATGCGAAAAAGCcgaagaggaggaggatgcTTCGACGGTGTTCCTCGAAGCAGCCAAATCCTTTTTATCGAACAAGGACAATTTAAATGGACTTCAAGGTTTGGCCAGGACATTTATACAGTCGGATGTGGGGAAACAG TCCAACGAAATGTTCGATGGAAAGTCCAATCTAGACGGTATAGGACAGATCGTGTCGAGCATCGGCAGTTTGTTTGCCGGCAACGAAAATCATCAGGGTATCGATCTCTCTCTGATCGGATCGGTTCTCGACGGGATGATGAATTCGAACAAAAATACGAAGAGAGTCTCCAGAGATGCCGAACCGAAGCCCAAACCACCCGGAATAGATCTGGACGGTATTCTGGGCACGTTCATGGGTCAGAATGGTAATTCTGACCTGTTGATGGGCTTGCTGCCGATGTTGTTACAAGGTCTCGGAAATAATGACGTACACAATGAACCTGGCAAAATGCACGATCACTCGGGACACTCCTGGTACATGCCACCGATCCTGGAGAATTTGCACGTGATGTGGGATCACTTCAGTAATTCGGAACTAGGCCAGACGTTGTGGAAGAAGAGCGGTCTCGCTCGCTTTGTAGGCCAAATTTCCAATTCCGAGGGACGTATCCAGTACGAGAAACTTCTGGACAACGTCGAGAACCCTTCTGTTCGTCGCAGATGGATCAGGTCGCTGACGAATTATATCGGGGAGTGGATCTCCCATATCTCCGATCCGCAAATCCAACAGCGTTACCTGAATACGGTTCAGTTTGTTGGGAACAGTTTCTTGAAATCACAGGGCTTTCCGAAATCGGCCATGTTCGACTCGATGAGGCCGGTAGAAAGTCTTTCCAG GTTAGTGAACGCAATAGCGAAACGATACATAGGGATGAAGATCGACAGTTCGCAGTACATTAAACCAGCGGAAGCATACATCAAAGAACTAATCACCCTCGCTTCGGAGAAAGGATTCATAATGTCTCGAGTGAACGCCAGGGAAATCAGCAACAGACTCAGTGAAACGATCAATCACGACATCATTGATCCCATATTGAAG TCTTACCGTGCGTACAAATGGGCGATCAAGAGGCCACAATGCGCTAGTCAGATCCTGTGTACAATCAACGAACAGAACGATCAGGATAAATCACAAACGCGTCTACGAAGCGGTTTGTTGAAAGTAACCAGCTTTCCAGCCGCTTGGGCTGTGAGCAGCAAGCTAGGCACCAATTTCTGGACCCTCTACGGGGCCATTATGGACCACGAGAGATGCGTC AAAAAGTATCCAGCCGAATGTACAGATTTCCACGAAGAAGAGATCCGAATTACCACGGAAAGCGTTCACAGTGAACTTTGA